One Georgenia wutianyii DNA segment encodes these proteins:
- a CDS encoding DUF885 domain-containing protein, producing the protein MIDNPREATRIDATAEDYVQRLAALDPLAATSLGLPGHEDELPDLSPRGHLARAEAAMEAVAHLTELEAADEVDVVTMAAMSERLGLDAELYMSGEVGRQLNVIHSPVQNLRDVFDLMPTDTTEHWESIGRRMTALPDALAGYQESLRAAAVDGKVAARRQIEACIAQAEELADESTSFFTTFVAGARPDGSEPSGALADLLTTGAAEARRAYGELSQMLRRELAPKAGTRDGVGRERYELWSRYFLGATVDLDETYEWGCEELARVTAEQNAVAARLYGPGTTPAEAMARLDADPARRLRGTDALQAWMQETSDRAVAELADTHFDIPEPVRRLECRIAPTQTGGIYYTGPSADFSRPGRMWWSVPPGVTEFATWRELTTVYHEGVPGHHLQIAQTAYRSDLLNTWRRLACWVSGHGEGWALYAERLMADLGYLDDPADHLGMLDGQRLRAARVVLDIGVHLGKRAPEDLGGGTWDALKAWEFLKANANMAEGFLAFELDRYLGWPAQAPSYKVGQRLWEQIRDTSAQEARARGEELDLKAFHRRALDVGSVGLDVLRSTLVRRPDAPASRR; encoded by the coding sequence GTGATCGACAATCCGCGGGAAGCCACCAGGATCGACGCGACGGCCGAGGACTACGTCCAGCGGCTGGCTGCCCTCGACCCGTTGGCGGCGACCTCCCTCGGACTACCCGGGCACGAGGACGAGCTGCCCGACCTCTCGCCCCGCGGCCACCTCGCCCGCGCGGAGGCAGCCATGGAGGCCGTCGCCCACCTCACCGAGCTCGAGGCCGCCGACGAGGTCGACGTCGTGACGATGGCGGCGATGAGCGAGCGGCTCGGGCTGGACGCCGAGCTCTACATGTCCGGCGAGGTGGGTCGCCAGCTCAACGTCATCCACTCCCCCGTGCAGAACCTGCGCGACGTCTTCGACCTCATGCCGACGGACACGACCGAGCACTGGGAGTCCATCGGCCGCCGGATGACGGCCCTGCCCGACGCCCTCGCCGGCTACCAGGAGTCCCTGCGCGCGGCGGCCGTGGACGGCAAGGTCGCGGCGCGGCGGCAGATCGAGGCGTGCATCGCGCAGGCGGAGGAGCTCGCGGACGAGAGCACCTCGTTCTTCACGACGTTCGTCGCCGGGGCCCGCCCCGACGGCTCCGAGCCGTCCGGCGCGCTCGCCGACCTCCTCACCACCGGGGCCGCCGAGGCACGCCGCGCCTACGGGGAGCTGTCCCAGATGCTGCGCCGCGAGCTCGCCCCCAAGGCGGGCACCCGCGACGGCGTGGGCCGCGAACGCTACGAGCTGTGGTCGCGCTACTTCCTCGGCGCCACCGTCGACCTCGACGAGACGTACGAGTGGGGGTGTGAGGAGCTCGCCCGCGTGACCGCCGAGCAGAACGCGGTGGCGGCGCGGCTGTACGGACCGGGCACGACCCCCGCCGAGGCGATGGCCCGGCTCGACGCCGACCCCGCACGCCGGCTGCGCGGCACCGACGCGCTCCAGGCGTGGATGCAGGAGACCTCCGACCGCGCCGTCGCCGAGCTGGCCGACACCCACTTCGACATCCCCGAGCCGGTCCGCCGCCTCGAGTGCCGCATCGCCCCCACCCAGACGGGCGGGATCTACTACACCGGCCCGAGCGCGGACTTCTCCCGCCCCGGCCGGATGTGGTGGTCGGTGCCGCCGGGCGTCACCGAGTTCGCCACGTGGCGTGAGCTCACCACCGTCTACCACGAGGGCGTTCCGGGCCACCACCTCCAGATCGCGCAGACCGCCTACCGCTCGGACCTGCTCAACACGTGGCGGCGCCTGGCCTGCTGGGTGAGCGGGCACGGCGAGGGCTGGGCGCTGTACGCCGAGCGGCTCATGGCCGACCTCGGCTACCTCGACGACCCCGCCGACCACCTCGGCATGCTCGACGGGCAGCGACTGCGGGCCGCGCGTGTCGTCCTCGACATCGGCGTCCACCTCGGCAAGCGGGCACCGGAGGACCTCGGCGGCGGCACGTGGGACGCGCTCAAGGCGTGGGAGTTCCTCAAGGCCAACGCGAACATGGCCGAGGGGTTCCTCGCCTTCGAGCTCGACCGGTACCTCGGGTGGCCCGCGCAGGCGCCGTCCTACAAGGTCGGCCAGCGGCTGTGGGAGCAGATCCGCGACACTTCCGCGCAGGAGGCGCGCGCCCGGGGCGAGGAGCTCGACCTCAAGGCCTTCCACCGGCGCGCGCTCGACGTCGGGTCGGTCGGGCTGGACGTCCTGCGCTCGACGCTCGTCCGCCGCCCGGACGCCCCCGCCTCCCGGCGCTAG
- the focA gene encoding formate transporter FocA produces MTVTPDSHVLLSPAQMARVAEDSSVAKATNRPLKSFLLGLTAGGYIALGFVFFTTTQVGAQDMPWGVARLLGGLVFSTGIVLVVLTGAELFTSSTLTLTARASGRITWTQLLRNWGVVYVANFIGALVIAALVYLAGTWQSADGGWGAVVLDTAQAKVSHPFLEALVLGILCNLMVCLAVWAAYSGRTATDKILALTLPIALFVSAGFEHSVANMFMIPLGILIKGQAGPEFWSSTGLVPADFADLTWGSFLVDNLLPVTLGNIVGGGVMVGIMYWTIFRYLERPRPEALTTGC; encoded by the coding sequence ATGACCGTCACCCCCGACAGCCACGTCCTCCTCAGCCCGGCGCAGATGGCGAGGGTGGCGGAGGACTCCTCCGTCGCCAAGGCGACGAACCGGCCGCTGAAGTCCTTCCTCCTCGGGCTGACCGCCGGGGGCTACATCGCTCTCGGGTTCGTCTTCTTCACCACGACGCAGGTCGGCGCGCAGGACATGCCGTGGGGTGTGGCCAGGCTCCTGGGCGGGCTCGTCTTCTCCACCGGCATCGTCCTCGTCGTGCTCACCGGGGCCGAGCTCTTCACCAGCTCGACCCTCACGCTCACCGCCCGCGCGAGCGGTCGGATCACGTGGACCCAGCTGCTGCGCAACTGGGGCGTGGTCTACGTCGCGAACTTCATCGGCGCGCTGGTGATCGCCGCCCTCGTCTACCTCGCCGGGACGTGGCAGTCCGCCGACGGCGGGTGGGGCGCTGTCGTCCTGGACACGGCGCAGGCCAAGGTGAGCCACCCGTTCCTCGAGGCCCTGGTGCTCGGCATCCTGTGCAACCTCATGGTGTGCCTGGCGGTGTGGGCGGCCTACTCCGGGCGGACGGCGACGGACAAGATCCTCGCCCTCACCCTGCCCATCGCGCTGTTCGTCTCCGCGGGCTTCGAGCACTCGGTCGCCAACATGTTCATGATCCCGCTCGGCATCCTCATCAAGGGTCAGGCGGGCCCGGAGTTCTGGAGCAGCACCGGCCTGGTCCCGGCCGACTTCGCCGACCTCACGTGGGGCTCGTTCCTCGTGGACAACCTGCTGCCCGTCACGCTCGGCAACATCGTCGGCGGCGGCGTCATGGTCGGGATCATGTACTGGACGATCTTCCGCTACCTCGAGCGTCCCCGGCCGGAGGCCCTCACCACCGGCTGCTGA